The following are from one region of the Hymenobacter sp. YIM 151858-1 genome:
- a CDS encoding DUF4136 domain-containing protein, which produces MKPTATASAALLSLLLSGCFTARESRIESDYSYAGNFRHYRTFGFLQSMSKLQADTAVAVDEAVREAIQTHLRSQGYRLNQRRPDLLVSFRVYDGAMRFTGYDQPDLMHWLKQDVVETEDLPADQRQGYDRVRYLLSDGTLLITLIDHRNGRAVWQGYASNVTAPNTAQASMVMRRAVRSIFDRYRVLSEDYMQQNAAQH; this is translated from the coding sequence ATGAAACCCACCGCTACCGCTTCCGCCGCGTTGCTAAGCCTGTTACTCAGTGGCTGTTTCACAGCCCGCGAAAGCCGCATCGAGTCGGATTACAGCTACGCCGGCAACTTCCGCCACTACCGCACCTTTGGTTTTCTGCAAAGCATGAGCAAGCTGCAGGCCGATACGGCCGTGGCGGTCGACGAGGCCGTGCGCGAGGCCATCCAGACGCACCTTCGCTCGCAGGGTTACCGCCTCAACCAGCGCCGGCCCGATCTGCTGGTGTCGTTTCGGGTGTACGACGGGGCCATGCGCTTTACCGGCTACGATCAGCCCGACCTGATGCACTGGCTGAAGCAGGACGTGGTGGAAACCGAAGACCTGCCCGCCGACCAGCGCCAGGGCTACGACCGCGTGCGGTACCTGCTCAGCGACGGCACCTTGCTCATCACCCTCATCGACCACCGAAACGGCCGGGCCGTGTGGCAGGGCTACGCATCCAACGTAACCGCTCCCAACACGGCCCAAGCCTCCATGGTAATGCGGCGGGCGGTGCGCTCCATTTTCGACCGCTACCGCGTGCTATCCGAAGATTACATGCAGCAAAACGCCGCCCAGCACTAG
- a CDS encoding FAD binding domain-containing protein — translation MLEFYLNDQLVRPAQPAGSTLLDFVRYQQHLTGTKIGCREGDCGACTVLVGELQPDDQTVRYQSMTSCLTPLGNAHGRHIVTVEGISPAEGRALTPVQQTVVAEGGTQCGFCTPGFVMSLTGHCLGGAATPEATRAAMDGNICRCTGYKSLERAADKLAAHLLERDAAPARLEWLITQGFVPAYFAHMPAKLAQLRAATAADVAAQTGGRTPAAAELPASWLLGGGTDLLVQRPDEVLAAEVNLLYGHATRCYVRELPNGQVALGGATTVDDLRRSELMQRHFPQLARHLKLVSSTPIRNMATVAGNFVNASPIGDLTIFFLALGAELTLQDAAGQQRTLPLRQLYRGYKQLDRRPDEQIVEIRFSPPAAGEVFNFEKVSKRTHLDIASVNSAARLHVAEGVVQAAHLSAGGVGPTPLYLGQASAYLIGKPLTPDTLRGLNEVAQHEISPISDARGAAEYKRLLLRQLLYAHFLEHFPQHISLAALV, via the coding sequence ATGCTCGAATTTTACCTCAACGACCAGCTGGTACGCCCCGCCCAACCCGCTGGCAGCACCCTCCTCGATTTCGTTCGTTATCAGCAGCACCTTACCGGCACCAAAATAGGTTGCCGCGAAGGCGACTGCGGCGCCTGCACCGTGCTGGTAGGCGAGCTGCAGCCCGACGACCAAACCGTGCGCTACCAAAGCATGACCAGCTGCCTCACGCCGCTGGGCAATGCCCACGGCCGCCACATTGTAACCGTTGAGGGCATTAGCCCCGCCGAAGGCCGCGCGCTTACGCCGGTGCAGCAAACCGTGGTGGCCGAGGGCGGCACGCAGTGCGGCTTTTGCACGCCGGGGTTCGTGATGTCGCTGACCGGGCATTGCCTGGGCGGTGCGGCTACCCCCGAGGCCACGCGCGCCGCCATGGATGGCAACATTTGCCGCTGCACGGGCTACAAGTCGCTGGAGCGCGCGGCTGATAAGCTGGCCGCCCACCTGCTGGAGCGCGACGCCGCCCCGGCCCGACTGGAGTGGCTGATTACGCAGGGCTTCGTGCCAGCGTACTTTGCCCACATGCCCGCCAAGCTGGCCCAGCTGCGCGCCGCCACTGCTGCCGATGTTGCCGCCCAAACCGGCGGGCGCACGCCCGCTGCGGCCGAGCTGCCGGCCAGCTGGCTGTTGGGCGGCGGCACCGATTTGCTGGTGCAGCGCCCCGACGAAGTGCTGGCCGCCGAGGTAAACCTGCTCTACGGCCACGCCACGCGCTGCTACGTGCGCGAGCTGCCCAACGGGCAAGTGGCCCTAGGTGGCGCCACTACCGTGGACGACCTGCGCCGCTCCGAGCTAATGCAGCGCCACTTTCCGCAGCTGGCGCGGCACCTCAAGCTGGTATCGAGCACGCCCATCCGCAACATGGCCACCGTGGCGGGCAACTTCGTGAATGCCTCGCCCATCGGCGACCTCACCATTTTCTTCCTGGCCCTAGGTGCCGAGCTGACGTTGCAGGACGCGGCCGGCCAGCAGCGCACTTTGCCGCTGCGCCAGCTGTACCGCGGCTACAAGCAGCTCGACCGCCGCCCCGACGAGCAGATTGTGGAAATCCGTTTCAGTCCGCCAGCTGCGGGCGAGGTGTTCAACTTCGAGAAAGTCAGCAAACGCACGCACCTCGATATTGCCAGCGTAAACTCGGCCGCCCGGCTGCACGTGGCCGAGGGCGTGGTGCAAGCGGCGCACCTGTCGGCTGGTGGCGTGGGGCCCACGCCGCTGTACTTGGGGCAGGCCTCAGCTTACCTCATCGGCAAACCACTTACGCCCGACACACTGCGCGGCCTGAACGAGGTGGCGCAGCACGAAATCAGCCCCATCAGCGATGCGCGCGGCGCGGCTGAATACAAGCGACTGCTCTTGCGCCAGCTGTTGTACGCGCATTTTCTGGAGCACTTTCCGCAGCATATAAGCTTGGCGGCGCTGGTGTAG
- a CDS encoding ABC transporter ATP-binding protein — protein MSFWTTFFRRISAKRPRTDGKPALTFRERVSALRNIPAFMRLVWQTSPRLFIINALLRLVRAGLPLAVLYIGRLIIDEVVALNQAPNAGNAPLMPILTLVAIEFGLAVLSDALGRAVALLDSLLGDLLANYSSVKLMEHAAQLDLDQFEDATFYDKLERARRQTLSRTMLMSQLLGQAQDILSMGFLAAGLVAYNPWLLLLLGVAVVPAFLGESHFNERSYSLVHSWTPERRELDYLRQTGASDDTAKEVKIFGLSGFLIERFRTLSSEFFLKNRTLALRRAGWGTVFAAIGTMGYYAAYLYLIVQAVNGRMTVGQLTFLAGSFGRLRGLLEGVLSRFSSLADGALYLQDFFDFFEMQPRIVRDASQPYLPFPRPIRQGFRFEEVGFKYRNAEKWALRHLSFELRAGEKLALVGENGAGKTTLVKLLARLYDPTEGRILLDGHDLRAYDPAELRQEIGVIFQDFVRFQLPAGQNIAVGRIDERQNQPRIADAASRSLADTVIGKLPGGYEQMIGRRFAGGVDLSGGEWQKIALGRAYMRDAQLLILDEPTAALDARAEHEVFLRFAELTKGKTAVLISHRFSTVRMADRILVIEHGQFVEIGSHQELLARGGRYAELFRLQAAGYQ, from the coding sequence ATGAGCTTCTGGACAACCTTCTTCCGCCGCATTTCGGCCAAGCGGCCCCGCACCGATGGCAAGCCGGCGCTTACCTTCCGCGAGCGGGTGTCGGCCTTGCGCAACATCCCGGCCTTTATGCGGCTGGTGTGGCAAACCAGCCCTAGGTTATTCATCATCAACGCGCTGCTGCGTTTGGTGCGTGCCGGGCTGCCGCTGGCCGTGTTGTACATCGGTCGGCTTATTATTGACGAAGTAGTAGCGCTAAACCAGGCGCCAAACGCCGGCAACGCTCCACTCATGCCCATCCTCACGCTGGTAGCCATCGAGTTTGGCCTGGCGGTGCTCTCCGATGCCCTAGGTCGGGCCGTGGCTTTGCTCGATTCGCTGCTGGGCGATTTGCTGGCCAACTACTCCTCGGTAAAGCTGATGGAGCACGCCGCCCAGCTCGACCTCGATCAGTTCGAAGACGCCACGTTCTACGACAAGCTGGAGCGCGCCCGCCGGCAAACGTTGTCGCGCACCATGCTTATGTCGCAGCTCCTGGGGCAGGCGCAGGATATCCTGAGCATGGGCTTCCTGGCGGCGGGTTTGGTGGCCTACAACCCCTGGCTGCTGCTGCTCCTGGGCGTGGCCGTGGTGCCGGCTTTTCTGGGCGAATCGCACTTTAACGAGCGCAGCTACTCGCTGGTGCACAGCTGGACGCCCGAACGCCGCGAGCTGGACTACCTGCGCCAAACCGGCGCCTCCGACGACACGGCCAAGGAGGTAAAAATCTTCGGGTTGTCGGGGTTTCTGATCGAGCGGTTCCGGACGCTTTCCTCCGAATTCTTTCTGAAAAACCGCACGCTGGCCCTGCGCCGCGCCGGCTGGGGCACCGTGTTTGCCGCCATTGGCACCATGGGCTACTACGCCGCCTACTTGTACCTGATTGTGCAGGCCGTGAACGGCCGCATGACGGTGGGCCAGCTCACGTTTCTGGCCGGCTCGTTTGGGCGCCTGCGCGGCTTGCTCGAAGGCGTGCTAAGCCGCTTTAGCTCCTTGGCCGACGGCGCGCTGTACCTGCAAGATTTCTTCGACTTTTTCGAGATGCAGCCGCGCATTGTGCGCGATGCCAGCCAGCCCTACCTGCCGTTCCCCAGGCCCATCCGGCAAGGCTTCCGGTTCGAGGAGGTAGGCTTTAAGTACCGCAACGCCGAAAAATGGGCCTTGCGTCACCTCAGCTTCGAGCTGCGCGCCGGCGAAAAGCTGGCTTTGGTGGGCGAAAACGGCGCCGGCAAAACCACGCTGGTAAAGCTGCTGGCCCGCCTCTACGACCCCACCGAAGGCCGCATTTTGCTCGACGGCCACGATTTGCGCGCCTACGACCCGGCCGAGCTGCGCCAGGAAATCGGGGTGATATTCCAGGACTTCGTGCGCTTTCAGCTGCCGGCGGGCCAAAACATTGCCGTGGGTCGCATTGATGAGCGCCAGAACCAGCCGCGCATCGCGGACGCGGCCAGCCGCAGCCTCGCCGATACGGTAATTGGCAAGCTGCCCGGCGGCTACGAGCAGATGATTGGCCGGCGATTTGCCGGCGGCGTGGACCTAAGCGGCGGCGAGTGGCAGAAAATTGCCCTGGGCCGCGCCTACATGCGCGACGCCCAGCTGCTCATCCTCGACGAGCCCACCGCCGCCCTCGATGCCCGCGCCGAGCACGAGGTGTTTCTGCGCTTCGCGGAGCTGACCAAGGGCAAAACCGCCGTGCTCATTTCGCACCGCTTCAGCACCGTGCGCATGGCCGACCGCATCCTCGTTATCGAGCACGGGCAGTTCGTCGAAATCGGCTCGCACCAGGAGCTGCTGGCCCGCGGCGGGCGCTACGCCGAGCTGTTCAGGCTGCAGGCTGCGGGTTACCAATAG
- a CDS encoding peptidylprolyl isomerase: protein MMRPFALLPLALPVLLAACTTARPPQSAAALNQFAADTTLRRIATAQDQRQTAALRPFLQSPKVRYRQAAAMAFGSVQDKAALPDLLSALSDAAPEVRQAAAFALGQTADSAAAAPLANQINAEADARVRRTQLEALGKCVGKGSVALLLRVPANPGSDTLAAIGQAWGLYRAGLRGITSETIVRRAVSLLARQQPLEARLAAAQTLARTPRLDLTAYEAPIAAAATTDPSYAVRAGATTALGKAKAPGLATTLAGILRRDTDYRVRVSALRAMNASMYVPVKEAAWAALDDANGQVAVTAAEFFLNHASGETGQLFKDKAERMSSWRARSVLFAAALKHASAEEKEPIRKAIQQRYASSTANPYEQAFLLKALAEDPAAYAFIEQATFAPNQPAVVSTYGIEALVALRNNPAFPSGQQPLFLQTLEKAIGSNDVALIGTAAGALHDAKLNLRGEFRNLDLLRQAQQRIALPRDVEAWQALQQALDYLQSKPTPTPTPSAAAQHPIDWKRVAAIPAGQRVVVHTSKGDVVLRLLVEEAPGSVASFVQLVQQGFYNGKNFHRVVPNFVAQGGCPRGDGWGGTDYTLRSEFADRQYTEGAVGLASAGKDTESCQWFITHSPTPHLDGRYTIFAVVERGMEVVHRIDIGDQIRSVELQ, encoded by the coding sequence ATGATGCGCCCCTTCGCCCTCCTTCCGCTTGCCCTGCCCGTGTTGCTGGCAGCGTGCACCACCGCCCGCCCGCCGCAAAGCGCGGCTGCCCTCAACCAGTTTGCCGCCGACACCACCCTGCGCCGCATTGCCACCGCGCAGGATCAGCGCCAAACCGCGGCGTTGCGGCCGTTTCTGCAAAGCCCCAAGGTGCGCTACCGGCAAGCCGCGGCCATGGCCTTCGGCTCGGTGCAGGACAAAGCGGCGCTGCCCGATTTGCTGAGTGCTTTGTCGGATGCGGCGCCCGAGGTACGCCAGGCAGCCGCGTTTGCCCTGGGGCAAACGGCCGATAGCGCGGCCGCAGCTCCGCTGGCCAACCAAATCAATGCCGAGGCCGATGCGCGCGTGCGGCGCACCCAGTTGGAGGCCCTAGGTAAATGCGTGGGCAAGGGCTCGGTGGCGCTGCTGCTGCGGGTGCCTGCCAACCCGGGCTCCGACACGCTGGCTGCCATTGGGCAGGCTTGGGGCCTGTACCGGGCCGGGCTGCGCGGCATCACCTCCGAAACCATCGTGCGGCGGGCCGTGAGCCTACTGGCGCGCCAGCAGCCGCTGGAGGCCCGCCTGGCCGCCGCCCAAACGCTGGCCCGCACCCCCCGCCTCGACCTGACAGCCTACGAAGCGCCCATTGCCGCCGCTGCCACCACCGACCCCAGCTACGCCGTGCGCGCCGGAGCTACTACTGCCCTAGGTAAGGCCAAAGCCCCGGGCCTGGCCACTACGCTGGCCGGCATCCTGCGCCGCGACACCGACTACCGCGTGCGCGTATCGGCTTTGCGTGCTATGAACGCGAGCATGTACGTGCCGGTGAAAGAAGCCGCCTGGGCTGCTCTCGACGACGCCAATGGCCAGGTTGCCGTTACAGCGGCCGAGTTTTTCCTCAACCATGCTTCCGGCGAAACGGGCCAGCTGTTCAAGGATAAAGCCGAGCGCATGAGCTCGTGGCGGGCGCGCTCGGTGCTGTTTGCCGCTGCCCTGAAGCACGCCTCTGCTGAGGAAAAAGAACCCATCCGGAAGGCCATTCAGCAGCGCTATGCCAGCAGCACGGCCAACCCCTACGAGCAGGCTTTTCTGCTGAAGGCGCTGGCCGAAGACCCCGCGGCGTACGCCTTCATCGAGCAGGCCACGTTTGCGCCCAACCAGCCGGCCGTGGTAAGTACCTACGGCATCGAGGCCCTGGTGGCCTTGCGCAACAACCCCGCGTTTCCGTCGGGGCAGCAGCCGCTCTTCCTGCAAACCCTGGAAAAAGCCATCGGCAGCAACGATGTGGCCCTGATCGGTACTGCCGCCGGTGCCCTGCACGATGCCAAGCTCAACCTGCGCGGCGAGTTTCGCAACCTCGATTTGCTGCGGCAGGCCCAGCAACGCATTGCCTTGCCGCGCGATGTTGAAGCCTGGCAGGCCCTGCAGCAAGCCCTCGATTACCTCCAGAGCAAGCCCACCCCCACGCCTACGCCCAGTGCCGCCGCTCAGCACCCCATCGACTGGAAGCGCGTGGCTGCCATACCCGCCGGGCAGCGCGTGGTGGTGCACACCTCCAAGGGCGATGTAGTACTGCGCCTGCTGGTTGAGGAAGCGCCCGGCTCGGTGGCCAGCTTTGTGCAGCTGGTGCAGCAGGGTTTCTACAACGGCAAAAACTTCCACCGCGTAGTACCCAACTTTGTAGCGCAAGGCGGCTGCCCGCGGGGCGACGGCTGGGGCGGCACCGATTACACCCTGCGCTCGGAATTTGCCGACCGCCAGTACACCGAAGGCGCCGTTGGGCTGGCCTCGGCCGGCAAAGACACCGAGAGCTGCCAGTGGTTTATCACGCACAGCCCCACACCGCACCTCGATGGCCGCTACACCATTTTTGCCGTGGTGGAGCGCGGCATGGAGGTAGTGCACCGCATCGATATAGGCGACCAAATCCGGAGCGTGGAGTTGCAGTAG
- a CDS encoding XdhC family protein — protein sequence MLTASPSVPRDLPVWQHACACLRAGTPATLLLVVSSSGSSPGRQGFKMTVAPGSMAGSVGGGIMEHKFVELARSRMAEGNHELLLRPQIHRSEAPHHRSGMICSGEQTLLLLPLRPAHLAALDAIVEVQQRAGNGWFEVRADGSLHVGTGPAPRPLGYAPYTALGAHDWRYTEHLGFRDQLTIIGAGHVALALSRIVATLDFHLTVIDDRPGLNTLLDNPYAHQKHCVPYHELAGTVPAGPHHYVVIMTFGYRSDAVALRQLINHPLAYLGLMGSEAKIAQLFAELRHEGYTEAQLSRVHAPVGVPISSRTPEEIAISVAAQLIQQRNAPPAART from the coding sequence TTGCTTACCGCTTCCCCTTCCGTTCCGCGCGATTTGCCGGTGTGGCAGCACGCCTGTGCGTGCCTGCGCGCCGGCACGCCCGCTACGCTGTTGCTGGTGGTAAGCAGCAGTGGCTCGAGCCCCGGCCGGCAGGGTTTTAAAATGACGGTTGCGCCGGGCAGCATGGCGGGCTCGGTGGGCGGCGGCATCATGGAGCACAAGTTTGTGGAGCTAGCGCGCAGCCGCATGGCCGAGGGCAACCACGAGCTGCTGCTGCGCCCGCAAATACACCGCAGCGAAGCGCCGCACCACCGCTCCGGCATGATTTGCTCGGGCGAGCAAACCTTGCTGCTGCTGCCGTTGCGGCCCGCGCACCTGGCTGCACTCGATGCGATTGTGGAAGTGCAGCAACGCGCCGGCAACGGCTGGTTTGAAGTGCGGGCCGATGGCTCTTTGCACGTGGGCACCGGCCCGGCACCTAGGCCGCTGGGCTACGCCCCCTACACCGCCCTAGGTGCCCACGATTGGCGCTACACCGAGCACCTGGGCTTCCGCGACCAGCTTACCATTATCGGGGCCGGACACGTGGCGCTGGCGTTGTCGCGCATCGTGGCCACGCTCGATTTTCACCTCACGGTAATTGACGACCGGCCGGGGCTGAACACCCTGCTCGACAATCCCTACGCCCACCAAAAGCACTGCGTACCCTACCACGAGCTGGCCGGCACCGTGCCTGCCGGCCCGCACCACTACGTGGTCATCATGACGTTTGGCTACCGCTCCGATGCTGTTGCCTTGCGCCAGCTCATCAACCACCCGTTGGCTTACCTAGGGCTGATGGGCAGCGAAGCCAAAATTGCTCAGCTGTTTGCCGAGCTGCGCCACGAGGGCTACACCGAAGCCCAGCTGAGCCGGGTGCACGCGCCCGTAGGCGTGCCCATTAGCAGCCGCACGCCCGAGGAAATTGCCATCAGCGTGGCCGCGCAGCTTATTCAGCAGCGCAACGCCCCGCCGGCGGCGCGCACCTAG
- a CDS encoding MFS transporter produces the protein MPTAPARVYTAGFWLMCLSSFLFFLSFNLLIPELPDHLTRLGGGEYKGFIIALFTLTAGLSRPFSGKLADTVGRIPVMVVGSLVCFICGFFYVWATTVFSFLLLRLLHGFSTGFKPTGTAAFIADIVPLERRGEAMGYLGVAGSLGMAAGPALGGYLTTYFPLNTLFYLSSGAALLSVLVQGTMTETLPRAQRQRFHLGLLKLQWHEVLDGQVLAPAVVTLLCLFPYGVMLTVIPDQSRTLGIDNKGLFFTCYTLASLVIRLVAGRASDRYGRVPVLRISSLMLLVALVVLALAQSKLVFLGAGVLFGLAAGLNSPTLYAWTVDLSDPERRGRAVATMYIFLEVGIGLGALLAGWLYSNEPTRLPWVHGLSVACVVAALVYLYRQPTQQLIRG, from the coding sequence ATGCCTACTGCCCCCGCCCGGGTTTACACAGCCGGTTTCTGGCTGATGTGCCTTAGCTCGTTTCTGTTTTTCCTCTCCTTCAACCTGCTGATTCCGGAGCTGCCCGACCACCTCACGCGCCTGGGCGGCGGCGAGTACAAGGGCTTTATCATTGCCTTGTTCACGCTCACGGCCGGGCTGTCGCGCCCGTTCAGCGGCAAGCTGGCCGATACGGTGGGGCGCATTCCGGTGATGGTGGTGGGCTCGTTGGTGTGCTTTATTTGCGGGTTCTTTTACGTGTGGGCCACCACGGTTTTCAGCTTTTTGCTGCTGCGCCTGCTCCACGGTTTCAGCACGGGGTTTAAGCCCACGGGCACGGCCGCGTTCATCGCCGATATTGTGCCCCTGGAGCGCCGCGGCGAGGCCATGGGCTACCTGGGCGTGGCGGGCTCGTTGGGCATGGCGGCCGGGCCGGCGCTGGGCGGCTACCTCACCACGTACTTCCCCCTGAACACCTTGTTCTACCTGTCGTCGGGGGCGGCGCTGCTCTCGGTGCTGGTGCAGGGCACCATGACGGAAACCCTCCCCCGGGCCCAGCGGCAGCGGTTTCACCTAGGGCTGCTGAAGCTGCAGTGGCACGAGGTGCTCGACGGGCAAGTGCTGGCCCCGGCCGTGGTTACGCTCCTGTGCCTGTTTCCGTACGGCGTGATGCTCACCGTCATCCCCGACCAAAGCCGCACCCTCGGCATCGACAACAAAGGCCTGTTTTTCACCTGCTACACGTTGGCCTCGCTGGTTATTCGCCTGGTGGCCGGCCGCGCCTCCGACCGCTACGGCCGCGTGCCGGTGCTGCGCATTTCCAGCCTCATGCTGCTGGTGGCGCTGGTGGTGCTGGCCCTGGCCCAAAGCAAGCTGGTGTTCCTGGGTGCCGGGGTGCTGTTCGGGCTGGCCGCCGGCCTCAACTCCCCCACCCTGTACGCCTGGACGGTAGACCTGAGCGACCCGGAGCGCCGCGGCCGCGCCGTGGCTACCATGTACATTTTTCTGGAGGTGGGTATTGGCCTGGGTGCCTTGCTGGCCGGCTGGCTCTACAGCAACGAGCCCACCCGCTTGCCGTGGGTGCACGGGCTTAGCGTGGCATGCGTGGTGGCCGCGCTGGTGTACCTGTACCGGCAGCCTACCCAGCAGCTTATTCGCGGATAA
- a CDS encoding xanthine dehydrogenase molybdopterin binding subunit → MHNLDAAGHVRGESQYLDDIPVQRGTLHAAVYASPLAHGKLNGLRLEAALAAPGVVHILTAADIPGENQIGGIVPDEPLLAEGHVHFRGQPVALVLAETEPQARAAAKLIEADIEPLPVITDPRVAHAQGELIVPPRTFRLGDPSAAWAQCAHIIEGTAESGGQEHLYIETQGAYAYPTEQGGVRVHSSTQGPTAAQRHGARVLGIGMHRIEVDVVRLGGGFGGKEDQATPWAVLAALGAYLLKKPVKLVLPRHDDLRMTGKRHPYSSDYKLGLSADLKLLAYEVTFYQNAGAAADLSPAVLERTLFHSTNTYFIPNVQATAYSCRTNLPPNTAFRGFGGPQGMFVIESAIAKAAEQLGVPAAEIQRRNLLQEGDKFPFGQPAELCNAHACWQRAEQAFDLGNWQQEVDAFNQSNALHKRGLAIMPICFGISFTKTAMNQARALVHIYTDGSVGISTGAVEMGQGVNTKMVEVAARTLGIRSNRIRIETTNTTRVANTSPSAASATADLNGKAVQLACEQLRKRLLALAAEELCVAEEGLEICDERVLTAGHPVESDWEKLVASAYWKRVSLSENAHYATPDLWFDQKTESGYPFAYHVYGTAAVQATVDVLRGTYVLDAVRLVHDFGQSMAPGIDRGQVEGGLVQGLGWMTMEELLYDEQGRLLSNTLSTYKVPDLYSVPADVQIEFLETEGHPRAILRSKAVGEPPLMYGIGGYFAVRNAIRAARPDVAPAFSAPITPEKVLMALYAPRAEAAPNAVSQASAAQSATSA, encoded by the coding sequence ATGCACAACCTCGACGCTGCCGGCCACGTGCGCGGCGAATCGCAATACCTCGACGATATTCCGGTGCAGCGCGGCACGCTGCACGCGGCCGTGTACGCCTCGCCGCTGGCCCACGGTAAGCTGAACGGCTTGCGACTGGAGGCCGCGCTAGCGGCGCCCGGCGTGGTGCACATCCTCACGGCGGCCGACATCCCCGGCGAAAACCAAATCGGTGGCATTGTACCCGACGAGCCGCTGCTGGCCGAAGGGCACGTGCATTTCAGGGGGCAGCCGGTGGCGCTGGTGCTGGCCGAAACCGAACCGCAGGCCCGCGCTGCCGCCAAGCTGATCGAGGCCGACATCGAGCCCTTGCCCGTAATTACCGATCCGAGGGTGGCCCACGCGCAAGGCGAGCTGATTGTGCCGCCCCGCACCTTCCGCCTCGGCGACCCCAGTGCAGCGTGGGCCCAGTGCGCGCACATCATCGAGGGCACGGCCGAAAGCGGCGGGCAGGAGCACTTGTACATCGAAACGCAGGGCGCCTACGCTTACCCTACTGAGCAGGGCGGTGTGCGGGTGCACTCCTCCACGCAAGGCCCTACCGCGGCCCAACGTCACGGGGCGCGCGTGTTGGGCATTGGCATGCACCGCATCGAGGTAGATGTGGTGCGCCTGGGCGGCGGCTTCGGCGGCAAGGAAGACCAGGCTACTCCATGGGCTGTGCTGGCGGCCCTAGGTGCCTACCTGCTGAAAAAGCCCGTGAAGCTGGTGCTGCCCCGCCACGACGACCTGCGCATGACGGGCAAGCGCCACCCCTACTCCTCCGACTACAAGCTGGGGCTTTCGGCCGATCTGAAGCTGCTGGCCTACGAAGTTACCTTCTACCAAAACGCCGGTGCCGCGGCCGATTTGTCGCCGGCGGTGCTCGAGCGTACGCTGTTCCACAGCACCAATACCTACTTCATCCCGAATGTGCAGGCCACGGCTTACAGCTGCCGCACCAACCTGCCGCCCAACACGGCCTTCCGTGGGTTTGGTGGGCCGCAGGGCATGTTCGTGATTGAGTCGGCCATTGCCAAAGCGGCCGAGCAGCTGGGCGTGCCGGCGGCCGAAATTCAGCGCCGCAACCTGCTGCAGGAGGGCGACAAGTTTCCGTTCGGCCAGCCGGCCGAGCTGTGCAATGCCCACGCCTGCTGGCAGCGTGCCGAGCAGGCTTTCGACCTAGGCAACTGGCAGCAAGAAGTGGATGCCTTCAACCAAAGCAATGCACTGCACAAGCGCGGCTTGGCCATCATGCCCATCTGCTTCGGCATTTCCTTCACCAAAACGGCCATGAACCAGGCCCGCGCCCTGGTGCACATTTACACCGATGGCTCGGTAGGCATCAGCACCGGCGCCGTGGAAATGGGCCAGGGCGTGAACACGAAAATGGTGGAAGTGGCGGCGCGCACCCTAGGTATCCGGAGCAACCGCATCCGCATCGAAACCACCAACACTACGCGCGTAGCTAATACCTCGCCTTCGGCCGCTTCGGCCACCGCCGACCTCAACGGCAAAGCCGTGCAGCTGGCCTGCGAGCAGCTGCGCAAGCGTCTGCTGGCCTTGGCTGCCGAAGAGCTGTGCGTAGCCGAAGAAGGCCTGGAGATTTGCGACGAGCGGGTGCTCACGGCCGGCCACCCCGTCGAGTCGGACTGGGAAAAGCTGGTGGCGTCCGCGTACTGGAAGCGCGTCAGCCTCTCCGAAAACGCGCACTACGCCACGCCCGATTTGTGGTTTGATCAGAAAACCGAAAGCGGCTACCCCTTTGCCTACCACGTGTACGGCACCGCCGCCGTGCAAGCCACCGTGGATGTGCTGCGCGGCACCTACGTGCTCGATGCCGTGCGCCTCGTGCACGATTTCGGCCAAAGCATGGCCCCGGGCATCGACCGCGGACAGGTAGAAGGCGGCCTGGTGCAGGGCCTGGGTTGGATGACCATGGAAGAATTGCTCTACGACGAGCAAGGCCGGCTGCTCAGCAATACCCTCAGCACCTACAAAGTGCCCGATTTGTACTCGGTGCCCGCCGATGTGCAGATCGAGTTCCTGGAAACCGAAGGCCACCCGCGTGCCATTTTGCGCTCCAAAGCCGTGGGCGAGCCGCCGCTGATGTACGGCATTGGCGGCTACTTTGCCGTGCGCAATGCCATCCGAGCTGCTCGGCCCGATGTAGCGCCGGCGTTTTCGGCGCCCATCACGCCCGAAAAGGTGCTGATGGCTCTGTACGCACCTAGGGCCGAGGCAGCACCGAATGCCGTATCGCAGGCGTCTGCAGCCCAAAGTGCCACCAGCGCCTAA